The genomic region ATCAGACGATCGACGGGAGATCGACCGCCCATCGGCGTGGACCGAATGGACGGTGATCCAGGTCACTTTCAGTTGGGGCAACTCCGCCGGTGGGTCGGGCGTCAGAGATTGAGGACCCACTCGTGTGCCCCGGGCAATCGAGGGCCCCGGGCAGACCTTCGTCAGCGTGGCACTCGACGAAAGCTCGCTGACCGGCCCCCAGTTGAAACACTACTGTCTCTTCTGGAACCAAGTTGCCGCGTTCGGCGTTGGTTCATCGTAAGTTCTCAACTACGGGGCAGACCTGAAGCCCAGCTGAAGCTCGGTTAGGGTCGGTGCCGCGCCAGGGGAACGTCCCTGGTGGCGAGCAGGGGAGGGAATCACCCGATGGACACCGCACCCACCGCGGTCGTCTCGCGTCGGCGCTGGGCCGTGCTCACCGTGTTGTCGGTGAGCCTGCTGCTGGTCGCGGTGGACGCCACCGTGCTGCACACCGCGGTCCCCTCGCTCGCCGCTGATCTCAAGCCGGGCCCGGTCGGGCTGCTCTGGATCATCGACGTCTACTCGCTGCTGGCCGCCCCGCTGCTGATCGCCTTCGGCACCCTGGGCGACCGGTACGGCCGCCGCCGCATCCTGATGTACGGCTACCTGGTCTTCGGCGCCGCCTCGATCGCGGCCGCACTGTCCACCAGCACCGGCATGCTGATCGCCGCGCGCGCCGGGCTGGGCATCGGCGGCGCGATGATCATGCCGGCCACCCTGTCGGTGCTGCGGCACATCTTCCCCGACCGCAAGGAACGCCAGTTCGCCATCGGCGTGTGGAGCGCGGTGGCTGCCTCCGGCGCGGCGCTGGGCCCGCTGCTGGGCGGCGTGCTGGTGGAGTTCTTCTCCTGGCACGCGGCCTTCCTGATCAACGTGCCGGTCATGCTGGTCGCCATCCCGCTGGCGCTGTGGCTGGTGCCCGAGTCGGCCGACCCGGCCAAGGGCCGCTGGGACATCCTCTCCGCGCTGCTGTCCGCGCTCGGCGTGCTCGGCATCGCCTACGGCGTCAAGCAGGCCGGGCACCACGGCGTGCTCGACCCGGTGGCGATCGCCACCGGCCTCGGCGGCCTGCTGATGCTGGTCTGGTTCGTCCGGCGGCAGCTCAGCATGGAGAAACCGCTGCTGGACATGCGGATGTTCCGCAACGCCACCTTCAGCACCGCGGTGGCCTGCGTGGTGCTGGTGATGAGCTCGCTGGCCGGTCTCGGCCTGACGTTCTCCCAGTACCTCCAGTACGTCCTGCAACTCGGGCCGCTCGAGGCCGGGGTGCGGCTGATGCCCGCGATGCTCGCGGCCATCGCCGGTGGCCTGGTCGCCGCGCCGCTGCTGCAACGCTTCTCCACCAGCGTGGTCACCGCGGGCGGCTTCACCATCACCGCGATCGCGCTGGTGCCCGCCGGGTTCTGGCTGGACACCCAGGACCACCCGTGGCTGCTGGTGCCCTGCCTGCTCGGCGTCGGCCTCGGCGTGTCCGCGGCCTTCACCGCCTCCTCCGACGCGCTGCTGGCCTCCGCGCCACCCGCGCAGGCAGGCGCCGCGGCCGCGGTGGAGGAGACCGGCTACGAGCTGGGCACCGGGCTGGGCACCGCGATCGTGGGCAGCGTGATGTCCGCGGTCTACACCGCGCACCTGGCCGCCGTGCCCGGGGTGCCGCAGGGCAGCCTGGACGTGGCGCGGCAGTCCATGTCCGAGGCCGACCGGGCCGGGCGCGAGCTGGGCGGGCCGGCCGGTGAGGCGCTGCTCGGCGCGGCCAGGCAGGCGTTCGTGGACGGGCTCACCGTCACCCTGGTGATCGCCGCGGTGGTGCTCACCCTGGCCGCGATCGTCGCCTCCCGACTCCTGCCCCGGCAGGTCATCAAGTCCGCAGGACACGACTGAGAGAGAAGCTGTGACCCCCACCGCTACCGAGTCCGAGCCCCAGGTCCGCAAGGGCTGGCGCACCCCGGCCGTGCTGTACCGCCTGATCAGCCACCCCGTGCTGCGCTTCGTGCTGGGCTGGGACCTGCCCAGCAGGGACGTGCGCAAGTGGGTGCCGAGCAGGCCGGGCAGCACCACCGTGGAGATCGGCAGCGGCGGCGGCTTCTTCACCAAGGCGCTGCGTGAGCACCTCGGCGGCGAGGCCCGGCTGATCGGGCTGGACCCGGCCGCGGGCGCGCAGAAGAAGCTGGCTGACAAGCACGCGGGCACGCCGGGCGCGGAGCTGGTGCTGGTGGCCGGGGACGGCTGCAAGCTGCCCTTCGCCGACAACAGCGTGGACACCATCTTCTTCACCTACAGCCTGGAAGAGGTGCCCGACCCGCTGGCCGCGGTGCGCGAGGCGGTCCGGGTGCTGCGGCCCGGCGGGGAGTTCGTCGCGTTCGTGTGGCGGCCGGTGATCCTGCACAAGCGGCGCAAGCCGGTGCAGCAGCTCATCGACTCGCTGCTGACCAAGCAGAACCTGAGCAAGGGCCCGCAGAACCTGCGCATGGCCTACCGCAAGCCCGCGGCCTGACCCGACAGCGGGCGGCCGGATCCCGGTCGCCCGCGGCTCGGCCCACTGCCGGGAGCATTAACGTACTAAGTACGCTACCTTGGGTGGCATGACCCGTATCGAGGACATCCGCGCCCGGCTCCAGGAGCAGCTGCCCGAACTGGCCGCCACGCACGGGGTGCCGGGGGCACAGGCCGCGGTGCTGGTGGACGGCGAGATCGTCGCGGCCGCCACCGGGGTGCTCAACCTGGGCACGGGGGTCGCGGCCACCACCGACTCGCTGTTCCAGGTCGGCTCGATCACCAAGCTGTGGACCGCGACCCTGGTGCTCCAGCTCCTCGACGACGGCCTGCTGGAGCTGGACCGGCCGGTGCGCGAGTACCTGCCGGAGCTGACCCTGGCCGACGAGGCCGCGGCCGCGGTGATCACCACCCGGCAGCTGCTCGCGCACACCGCGGGGTTCGCCGGAGACCTCTTCCGGGACACCGGCCACGGCGCGGACGCGGTCGAGAAGTTCGTGGCCACCCTCGGCGATGCGGCGCAGCTGTTCCCGCCCGGCGAGATGTTCTCCTACAACAACGCCGGCTACGTCGTGCTCGGCCGCCTGGTCGAGGTGCTGCGCGGCAAGCCCTTCAGCCAGGCCCTGCGCGAGCACCTGATCACCCCGCTCGGCCTGACGCACACCGCGACCGACGCCACCGAGGCCATCTGCTACCGCGCCGCGCTCGGCCACCTGCCCGGCCCGGACGGCGACCTGGTCCCGGCCCCGGTGTGGTCGCTGGTCGCCTCCTCGGCGCCGGCCGGCGCGCTGCTGTCCATGCGCGCTGCCGACCTGCTGGAGTTCGCCAGGCTCGCCGTGGACGGTGGCAGGGAGGGCGTGCTGTCCGCCGAGCTGGCCAAGGGGATGCTGGCGCCGCAGGTGGCCGTGCCCGAGGTTGGCCTGCTGCCCAGCCACTACGGCCTGGGCTGGGGTGTGTGGGACCTCCCGGACAACCGGGTGGTCGGGCACGACGGCGGCACCATCGGCCAGAACGCCTTCCTTCGCGTGGTGCCCGCCGCGGGGGTGGCGGTGGCGCTGCTGACCAACGGCGGCGACGCGTTCCGCCTCTACCAGGACCTGGTGCGCCCCTTGGTCGCCGAGCTGGGCGGGGCAGAGCTGCCCGGCGCGCTGGTCCCGCCTGCCGAACCGGTCGCGGTGGACCCCGGCCGAGCGGTCGGCAGGTACGACGCGGTCATGGCCAGCCAGGAGATCACCTTCGACGAGCAGGGCCGGTGCTGGCTGACCATGCTGCCGCTGACCGAGGAGGCCAAGATGATGCTGCCGTCGGTGGAACCGGTGGAACTGCTCGGGCTCACCGCGAACTCGTTGATCGCCAAGGAGCCGAGGATGGGCCTGCACCCGGTGTACGTGCTGGTGGGGGAGCCTGGTCAGCCCGCGCGGTTCCTGCACAGCAGCCGGGCGGCGGCTCGGATCCCGGGCAGCTGAGCGCGGCCTGGCCGCAACCGGCCGACCCGGACAACACCGACCGGGTCGTCATCTCGCAGACTGTGCCGGTGACCTCCGATCTGCTCCGGCGCGCCGCCCAAGCCCTGCCCGCCCTGCTCGAGGACCTCGGCGAGCTGATCTCCTGCGAGTCGCCCTCGGCCGATCTGGCCGCGGTGGCGCGCAGCGCGGACCTGGTGGCGGAACAGGGCACCCGACTGCTCGGCGCAGCCCCGGAACGCCTGGAGCTAGGCGGGGTCAGCCACCTGCGCTGGCGCTTCGGCGACCGGCCCAGGGTGCTGGTGCTGGCCCACCACGACACGGTGTGGCCGATCGGCACCCTGGCCCGGCTTCCGTTCTCGGTCACCGACGGCGTGCTGCGCGGGCCCGGCTGCTTCGACATGAAGACCGGGCTGGCCCAGGCCCTGCACGCGCTGTCCTGGCTGCCCAGCCTGGCCGGGGTGA from Crossiella sp. CA-258035 harbors:
- a CDS encoding class I SAM-dependent methyltransferase, coding for MTPTATESEPQVRKGWRTPAVLYRLISHPVLRFVLGWDLPSRDVRKWVPSRPGSTTVEIGSGGGFFTKALREHLGGEARLIGLDPAAGAQKKLADKHAGTPGAELVLVAGDGCKLPFADNSVDTIFFTYSLEEVPDPLAAVREAVRVLRPGGEFVAFVWRPVILHKRRKPVQQLIDSLLTKQNLSKGPQNLRMAYRKPAA
- a CDS encoding MFS transporter → MDTAPTAVVSRRRWAVLTVLSVSLLLVAVDATVLHTAVPSLAADLKPGPVGLLWIIDVYSLLAAPLLIAFGTLGDRYGRRRILMYGYLVFGAASIAAALSTSTGMLIAARAGLGIGGAMIMPATLSVLRHIFPDRKERQFAIGVWSAVAASGAALGPLLGGVLVEFFSWHAAFLINVPVMLVAIPLALWLVPESADPAKGRWDILSALLSALGVLGIAYGVKQAGHHGVLDPVAIATGLGGLLMLVWFVRRQLSMEKPLLDMRMFRNATFSTAVACVVLVMSSLAGLGLTFSQYLQYVLQLGPLEAGVRLMPAMLAAIAGGLVAAPLLQRFSTSVVTAGGFTITAIALVPAGFWLDTQDHPWLLVPCLLGVGLGVSAAFTASSDALLASAPPAQAGAAAAVEETGYELGTGLGTAIVGSVMSAVYTAHLAAVPGVPQGSLDVARQSMSEADRAGRELGGPAGEALLGAARQAFVDGLTVTLVIAAVVLTLAAIVASRLLPRQVIKSAGHD
- a CDS encoding serine hydrolase domain-containing protein gives rise to the protein MTRIEDIRARLQEQLPELAATHGVPGAQAAVLVDGEIVAAATGVLNLGTGVAATTDSLFQVGSITKLWTATLVLQLLDDGLLELDRPVREYLPELTLADEAAAAVITTRQLLAHTAGFAGDLFRDTGHGADAVEKFVATLGDAAQLFPPGEMFSYNNAGYVVLGRLVEVLRGKPFSQALREHLITPLGLTHTATDATEAICYRAALGHLPGPDGDLVPAPVWSLVASSAPAGALLSMRAADLLEFARLAVDGGREGVLSAELAKGMLAPQVAVPEVGLLPSHYGLGWGVWDLPDNRVVGHDGGTIGQNAFLRVVPAAGVAVALLTNGGDAFRLYQDLVRPLVAELGGAELPGALVPPAEPVAVDPGRAVGRYDAVMASQEITFDEQGRCWLTMLPLTEEAKMMLPSVEPVELLGLTANSLIAKEPRMGLHPVYVLVGEPGQPARFLHSSRAAARIPGS